Genomic DNA from Haloplanus sp. HW8-1:
CCACTCGATGCATTCGGAGTTGACCAACGAGACCCAGCCCTGGCAGTACAGCAGCTACGACATCTTCGTCGCCGAGGTGGCCAGTACGGTCAACGAGACGCTGCTGACCCACCACCTGCTGGACACCGTCGAGGACGAGCATCTGCGACGGCACGTCCTCGACGAGTATCTCGAACGCTTCCGGTCGACGCTGTATCGCCAGACCATGTTCGCGGAGTTCGAACTCCGCATCCACGAGGTGATCGAGGACGGCGGGGCGCTCACGCCCGACCGCTTCGACGAACTCTACCGCGGGCTGAAGGCGGACTTCTACGAGCCGGCGGTCGTCGACGACCGCATCGCCCGCGAGTGGATGCGAATCCCTCACTTCTACTACGGCTACTACGTCTACCAGTACAGCACGGGGATCAGCGCGGCGACGGCCATCGTCGAGCGCATCCGCGAGGAGGGGGCGTCGGCGGCCGAAGACTACCGCGAGGCCCTGCGTCTGGGGGGCAGCGCCTACCCGCTCGACGTACTGGAGACGGCGGGCGTGGACATGCGGACGGCCGCGCCGATCGAGGACGCCCTCGACGTGTACGGCACTTACCTCGACGAGATGGCGACGCTGCTCTGAGCGGACCGGACCGGAGCACGTCGGCGTCGACGGGACGGAAACGACGCCGCGACCCAAAGGCACATTTACGCCGGCTACTTAGCGAACACAACCAATGTCACGGAGTCCGTCGCTTCCGGATCGGCCGCGCCTCGATCTCGATCCGGAAATGTCAGACGCGGAGCGCCTCGACGCCATCCGCAAGCATTACGAACGCATGGTCCGCGTCAACGAAGAACTCTCGGAACGTCTCGACGAGACCGACGACCGTCGCGAGGAACTCATGGAGGAGGTCGACCACCTCAAGCGGCGCAACGAGGTGCTGAAGACCTCGTCGCTGTACGTCGCCACCGTCGAGGAAGTGGCTGACGAGGGGACGATCATCAAACAGCACGGCAACAACCAGGAGGTCCTGACGGAGCCGTCGCCGCGCATCCGCAAGGAACTCTCGGCGGGCGACCGCGTGGCCGTCAACGACTCCTTCAGCGTCCAGACCGTCCTCGACGACGAGACGGACTCCCGCGCCCAGGCGATGGAAGTCGAGGAGTCGCCGACGGTCACCTACGACGACATCGGCGGCATCGACGATCAGGTCCGTGAGGTCCGCGAGGCCGTCGAGGATCCGCTCTTGACGCCGGAACTGTTCGAGGAGGTCGGCGTCGACCCACCCTCGGGCGTCCTGCTCCACGGGCCGCCGGGCACCGGGAAGACGATGCTGGCGAAGGCCGTCGCCAACGAGACGGACGCCACCTTCATCAAGATGGCCGGCTCGGAACTGGTCCGGAAGTTCATCGGCGAGGGATCGCGGCTGGTCCGCGATCTGTTCGAACTCGCCGCCGAGCGCCAGCCCGCGGTCATCTTCATCGACGAGATCGACGCCGTCGCCGCCAAGCGGACGGACTCGAAGACCTCCGGCGACGCCGAGGTCCAGCGGACGATGATGCAGTTGCTCTCGGAGATGGACGGCTTCGACGATCGGGGCGAGATCCGCATCATGGCCGCGACCAACCGCTTCGACATGCTGGACGAGGCCATTCTCCGGCCGGGGCGGTTCGACCGCCTCATCGAGGTGCCGAAACCGGGCGTGGAGGGGCGGGCACAGATCCTCCGCATCCACACCCGCGATATGAACATCGCCGACGGCGTCGACTTCGAGGCACTGGCCGACGACCTGGACGACTACAGCGGCGCCGACATCGCCTCGCTGGCCACGGAGGCGGGGATGTTCGCCATCCGCGACGACCGCACCGAGGTCAGGATGAGCGACTTCCTCGACGCCAAGGCGAAAATCGAGGACACCGACGACTCCGGGCCCGTGATGGCCTTCACCGACTACCAGTACTGAATGCGGTGACGGACGGGTCGCGTCACGGATCTCCGTGTGGGAACCGATCGCACGCTCCGACGGCTTTTTATTTGGGCTTCGCGTATCTGGACCGACTCGGATGAATGGAAACACGCCGTACGGAGGCGCACCCGGAGTAGTCGACGCGGGACAGCTGTCGACGGACGTCGAACTCACGACGGACCAACGGCAGTCCCTCCAGCGGGCCGTGGCTGGAATCGTCTCACAGACCCGATCCTATCTGCCCGACAGCTACACTGTCGGATCGGAACTGTCCTACGGATCGAGCGGGCCGACGGCGACCGTGGCCGTCCGGCCCCCGGCCGGCCACCCGGTCAGCGCGGGATTCGCACCCGACCTCGACGACCTCGAAGCGGGGATCGGCGCGGACGAACGTGACGAAGTCGCGCGCGGGTTGGCCGCCAGCGCGGCGCTGCAGGTGATGGACGCCGTCGGCGACGGAATCACGCCGACCGCCCGGTGAGGTCGGGTCGCGTCGGAGCGGCGACGGTGATCGCGTAGCCGAACACCATCGCCGACAGGAGGCTGCCGGCGCCGACACCCAGTTCCAACGGCACGGACGTCAGTACCGACGCGAACGCACCCAGGAGCAACGGCAACGGAAGCAGTACCAACAACAGGTCGTACCGTGTCGGCGCGGTCGTCACGGCGGTACTGTCGCTCGGGGTCGTTCGAACACTCATCGGCACTCACCTCGCTATAACGTTACGCGTTTCTCCACTAAAACGTTTTCCCGAGTGTATCGAACCCGTCGAACGAAGGCTCAGGTAACTGCCGGAGAACGCATTCGAAACCTCCGAGAATATTTTTGAAACTTCTGAAAATAATATGAGACCGCGAAGTGGCGTCGATACCGGCGGACGGGACCGCGGACGTTCGGCCGCGACGTTCCGGCCGGAACTGGCCGCACGGTACCGGTCGGCGCGAACGGGACCGGACCCTCCGTCCTCGGTGACCGGGCGGACCCACAGCAACTATGTTCGAGGGCGCGGACGACACCACGGAGTCACGCATGTCTGCCACGGCTCGTCGGCGCGACCTCGACAGGTTCTACGATCTCCTTCACGACCTCGAACGGCGAGTTGGCGGTCCGCGAAAGTTGAAACACTGCACCGGATACATGCAGTGGCCCGACCGCGGCGTCTACGTCTTCCTCGAACCGGGCGAGACGCGAAGCGCGACCGGCCGACCACGCGTTACCCGCGTCGGCACCCACGCGGTATCGGCAGGGAGCAGTACCTCGCTCTGGGACAGGCTCAAGCAACACTACGGGACGGGAAGCGGCAGTAGCGATCACCCCCATGGTGGGAACCACCGCGGTTCGGTGTATCGGAAGCGGGTCGGTGAGGCGATCATCGAGAAACACGACCTCCACGACGACTATCCCGACTGGGACGAACGATGGTCGAGCATCGACCGAGACCGCGCCGAGGTTCGCGACGAGGAATACATTCTGGAACGGCGCGTGAGCGCCTACATCCGCGAGCAGCCGTTTCTGTGGGTCGACGTCGACGACGAACCAGGTGCAGACAGTGACCGAGCATACATCGAGCAAAACGCCATCGCCCTGCTGAGCAACTTCGAGGACCGGACGATCGATCCCCGTTCGGACGGATGGCTCGGGACGTACAGCCGGAGCCGAGAGATTCGAGCATCGGGCCTCTGGAACGTGAACCACGTCGCGGAGGCGTACGACCCTGACTTTCTGGATCTGCTGGAAGCCGCTCTCGACGACACGACGTCGCCGTGAGGCGACCCTGGTTGAGCGGTATCGGTCCCCCGGTGGCGTGCACACGCCCGAGCGGCTACTTGCCCCAGAACGGGTCCCGTCGTCGATGGTTGTCGAGAAATCCCTGCAGCGCTTCGAGTTCGTCGGCGGGGATCTCGTCGGTGAGTTCCTGTTCCAAGATCTTCGCGTGTTTCTCGGGCAGGTCGACCCAGAGTTCGTCGCCCTCGTCGATCTGTCGGCCGACCGTCGGGCCGTCGATGGCGACGCTGACGCGTTCGCCGGCCCGGGCCTCGGAGACGTCGTCGCCGCTCTTCTGGATGCCGCTGAGTTGGCCCAGTCGCTCGAACTCGTTGCCGTCGAACCGCCCCACGTGGGTGTTGTTCTTCAGGGTGCCCGAGAGCACCTCGACGCCGACGACGGCCGGGTCGTTCTGTCGGAAGACGTGATCGGGGAGGAGTTGGAAGCGTGCCGGGCGGACGATCTTGTCCAGTACCGTCTCCTGTTGGGCGCGCTGACGCTCCTCGACGAACGCCTCGTAGTCCTCGACGAGCTGATATATTACGTCGTCGCGGAACAGACGCACGTCGCTTTCCTCCA
This window encodes:
- the pan2 gene encoding proteasome-activating nucleotidase Pan2; the encoded protein is MSRSPSLPDRPRLDLDPEMSDAERLDAIRKHYERMVRVNEELSERLDETDDRREELMEEVDHLKRRNEVLKTSSLYVATVEEVADEGTIIKQHGNNQEVLTEPSPRIRKELSAGDRVAVNDSFSVQTVLDDETDSRAQAMEVEESPTVTYDDIGGIDDQVREVREAVEDPLLTPELFEEVGVDPPSGVLLHGPPGTGKTMLAKAVANETDATFIKMAGSELVRKFIGEGSRLVRDLFELAAERQPAVIFIDEIDAVAAKRTDSKTSGDAEVQRTMMQLLSEMDGFDDRGEIRIMAATNRFDMLDEAILRPGRFDRLIEVPKPGVEGRAQILRIHTRDMNIADGVDFEALADDLDDYSGADIASLATEAGMFAIRDDRTEVRMSDFLDAKAKIEDTDDSGPVMAFTDYQY
- a CDS encoding DUF5811 family protein, whose translation is MNGNTPYGGAPGVVDAGQLSTDVELTTDQRQSLQRAVAGIVSQTRSYLPDSYTVGSELSYGSSGPTATVAVRPPAGHPVSAGFAPDLDDLEAGIGADERDEVARGLAASAALQVMDAVGDGITPTAR